AAGGGCATCaagaggcattttctccttgtatAAAGGTCACCCTATAACTaaggaatttgtaaatttctactggagcatttcaagggaactaaggcattgaccagggggcatggaggcaatcgtctttgTTGCGCACGTGAAGTATCACGCATGATTGTACTActtggtactttcctgagttctgtgaaccaTGGAGTAATATAATGTGTGAACATAGCCTAGGCAAATCAATCAGATGGGATTCAAATCTACGACCTTATTGATAGATAGTCTTATTGATAGATAGTCTTACCACTACACTACACCATTTATATTAGGATagtcgcgaatagcaaaatatcaagagagggcgctgttgaacccaaaCAAAGGCATAGGCGTTGTGTGCGCGAGTGGTACAAACTGCATAGTAACcgcccatattccttcccacaatgcagtgcgtttctgaatcgcgataaaccttattgcaATGCAATGTTAATatgtaaaggtcatgggtttgattccccacccaagtgatttgcctatGAATTTTGTTCACATAATAGAGTAAACTAAAAAGTGCAAAAGAAACATCGTTGTAAGGGTAGGCCttgaattacacgcaggccacggccttgccttcgttgccccccTTGgcctggtcttggctttggttacgtttggtgcccttcaaaagatTCCATATAGGGGCCTAATGAATTAAGAATTTTCCAGTCAGTGGactgaaagtgccctttgcaattcATTCAAAGGTGAATTTACCTGCTGGACCTgaaaatgatagaaaaaacataCTTTTCGTAAGCCttcacgccccccccccccccccccgcacggTACGTATTCATATAATGTATTAGCTATAATCATCATTCatgtcataattattttgtaaacttaCTGACATACCACTTTTGGCATTGGCAATGTAATGTACGACTTAAAACAAATTCGTGCACAGACATTCCGACTTGTCTGATCAGCCTCTGATCAACATCGACAGTACACCAAAGAGGCTAAGACATAAAAGAGGGACACACTAACGCTATGTAATATACCAATTATGTTAGTAATAAATGATTTAtgtttcattcataaaaatattaatacgAACCTTTTTTAGTGCGCTTCAAAGTTGTTGTACACAGCCGGATGGTCGTATGATGATAATGTATGATGTGATTGATGACGATGAGTCTGTctagagagggcgctcttcccAAAAGACGTACAGATCCACAACAGATAGACATAAAGAATGGTAGGATATCTATCGCAACGCAAGTGTGACAGCCCAATTTTGTGCCAACCGCGAGGACGGTTtgaaaactatgaaagaagtGAATCAAAAACGGATTGATATATAGTTAGTAGAAAAGTTACACaacaatgtttaatttattggaAACAAATAGGAGATATTTCAGCACATGAATTGTTACAGAGTTTGTTGAATTTGGTCACACCCTAACATTCGTCTGGCCCTGCCTTGCACGGAGGATACTTATACCATGCttgtatcaacaacaaaaaagtctTTTTGGCTCATGATTCGCTATTATTTGGCAACTACTTAATGGGTGTCCAGTCCCTAAATTTCAACACTGGTTAGAGTATATTTAGAGGCTAGAGTTTGTGTAACATTATGTTATATCAAAGTATTTTAACTCAGCAAGTTACACTTAATTAATATTGAAAACATTTACAGCATAAATTGAGATTAACACccaattaaataattaaattatgaaACAATGTCCCCATTCATTTTGTGCAACCAGTTGTTTTTGAAGTAATGCTTGAAGCTAGCTTTGCACGATGTTGATGATAATACATTGAAACTATACAAGCGGGTACAgtatctcttttgtgggagttttggctctgaaaaaaaccgGTGTTGTCTCGACTACtttaacagtatactctgctcgagTGTTGACATGTAGAGTATAGACCTTTCGAAaatggttatttttgttttctttgtttcaaaCCGAAATCAACGATGGAGGGAAGCAATGGCGCCCGGTTTCGTACAGTAGTTAATTAACAGTAATTAATTAAGTAATTAATTAACACTAGACGTGTGTACCTAAATGACATTTAGTTGCTTGGAATTGTTTGTTTCTCTCTAATGGTTCACACTTACATGTTTCTCACCGCTGCTTTTTGCAAATAACTTTTCACAACTTTTAACCATCCTCCTGACTGTCTTCAATATCATTACTATCATCCctatcttcatcatcttcaccaTCCTCAACATCTTCATCTCTATAAACAAGAGCACTCATTATCAAAGAAGTCATGTCTTTCATCATTCTCATAACCATCCCTCTTTACTGTCTTCAATATCACCACCatcactatcattatcttcatctTCCTCACCATTCTGTTTGGTAAAGTGCTGGttgattgtttgttattttggttgttttaaatactttttgggGGGTCAAACTGTTCATtactttttactgttttttatgaaataaaccaataaataataataatagtaataaaaatatCTTCAACATTTTCATCTCTTTAATCAAGGTGACTACCATCATCAATGAATTCAAGCCTTGCTTCAATTACttcagattaaaggcagtggacactattggtaattactaaaaataataataaaacctttctttattacgagtaatggggagaggttgatagtaaaaagcattctgagaaacagctccctctgaagtgacgtagtttttgagaaagaagtaattttccatgcatttgatttcgagacctcaagtttagaatttgaggtctcgaaatcaagcatcagaaagcacacaactttgtgacataaggttttttttcttgcattattatctcgcaaattcgacgaccgattatgctcaaattttcaaaggtttgttattttatacatatgttgagatacaccaactgtgaagactagtctttgacaattaccaataggcgATATCACTGTCTTCAGTATCAACCCCGTCGTCGTCACTATCGATGTCGTTGTCATCGTTTTCGTCGTCGAAACTTTTATGCCTTTTTGCAGAATCCAAAATATCTATTTCGTCCTTAATACTTTGCTCATCACTTTCTCTACTGTTGTCGCTGTCATCGTGAATAGATGGTGTAGCATGTGCTGTCCCCTGATGACAGTTCAATCGACATGCCCAATCAATCTTGAATGACAGATTACTATGATGTTGACTGGTTGGATATTTGATGGTGCCGCTTGGAGAAATATGACGTTGAAGAGTAGGTTGTCCGAAGGGGATGCTTGAAGAAGGTTGGCTTTTGAAAGTTGTCTTTTGGATGGCCCTGTCCGGACGAAACTGAGGTTTGGGAGTAGGTTGTCCGAAGGGGATGCTTGAAGAAGGTTGGCTTTTGAAAGTTGTCTTTTGGATGGCCCTGTCCGGACGAAACTGAGGTTTGGGAGTAGGTTGTCCGAAGGGGATGCTTGAAGAAGGTTGGCTTTTGAAAGTTGTCTTTTGGATGGCCCTGTCCGGACGAAACTGAGGTTTGGGAGAAGGTTGTCCAAAGGGGATGTTTGAAGAAGGTTGGCAATTGAAAGTTGATTCTTGGATGGCCCTGTCCAGGCGAAACTGAGGTTTAGGAGTAGGTTGTCCAAGGGAGCTGCTTGAAGAAGGTTGGCTTTTGGAAGGTGATTTTTGGATGGCACTGTCTGAATGAAACTGAGGTTTAGGAGTAGGTTGTCCGAAGGAGCTGCTTGAAGAAGGTTGGCTTTTGGATGTTGATTTCTGGGTGGCCCTGTCTGAATGAAACTGAGGTTTTGGAGTTGCCCATTGGAGGAGGCTGCATGAAGAAGGTTGGCTTTTGGATGTTGATTTCTGGGTGGCGCTGTCTGAATGAAACTGAGGTTTGGGAGTTGCCCATTGGAGGAGGCTGCATGAAGAAGGTTGGCTTTTAGATGTTGATTTCTGGGTGGCGCTGTCTGAATGAAACTGAGGTTTGGGAGTTGCCCATTGGAGGAGGCTGGATGAAGAAGGTTGGCTTTTGGATGTTGATTTTTGGATGGCGATGCCATGACGAAACTGAGGTTTAGGAGTAGGTTGTCCGAAGGAGCTGCTTGAAGAAGGTTGGCTTTTGGATGTTGATTTCTGGGTGGCCCTGTCTGAATGAAACTGAGGTTTTGGAGTTGCCCATTGGAGGAGGCTGCATGAAGAAGGTTGGCTTTTGGATGTTGATTTCTGGGTGGCGCTGTCTGAATGAAACTGAGGTTTGGGAGTTGCCCATTGGAGGAGGCTGCATGAAGAAGGTTGGCTTTTGGATGTTGATTTCTGGGTGACCCTGTCTGAATGAAACTGAGGTTTGGAAGTTGCCCATTGGAGGAGGCTGCATGAAGAAGGTTGGCTTTTGGATGTTGATTTTTGGATGGCGCTGTCTGAATGAAACTGAGGTTTTGGAGTAGGTTGTCCGAAGGAGCTGCATGAAGAAGGTTGGCTTTTGGATGTTGATTTTTGGGTGGCGATGTCATAACGAAAGTGAGGTTTAGGAGTAGGTTGTCCGCAGGGGATTCTTGAAGAAGGTTGGCTGTTGAAAGTTGTCTTTTGGATGGCTCTATCCGGACGAAACTGAGGTTTAGGAGTAGGTTGTCCAAAGTGGATGCTTGAAAAAGGTTTGCAGTTGAAAGTTGTCTTTTGGTGGGCACTGTCCGGACGAAACTGAAGTTTAGGAGTAGGTTGTCCGAAGGAGCTGCTTGAAGAAGGTTGGCTGTTGAAAGTTGTCTTTTGGTCACTGTCCGGACGAAACTGAGGTTTAGGAGTAGGTTGTCCGAAGGGGATGCTTGAATAGGCGATATCACTGTCTTCAGTATCAACCCCGTCGTCGTCACTATCGATGTCGTTGTCATCGTTTTCGTCGTCGAAACTTTGATGCCTTTTTGCAGAATCCAAAATATATTTTTCGCCCTTAATACTTTGCTCATCACTTTCTCTACTGTTGTCGCTGTCATCGTGAATAGATGGTGTAGCATGTGCTGTCCCCTGATGACAGTTCAATCGACATGCCCAATCAATCTTGAATGACAGATTACTATGATGTTGACTGGTTGGATATTTGATGGTGCCGCTTGGAGAAATATGACGTTGAAGAGTAGGTTGTCCGAAGGGGATGCTTGAAGAAGGTTGGCTTTGGAAAGGCTTTTGGATGGCCCTGTCCGGACGCAACTGAGGTTTGGCAGTAGGTTGTCCGAAGGGGAAGCTTGAAGAATGTTGGCTTTGGAAAGGCTTTTGGATGGCCCTGTCCGGACGAAACTGAGGTTTGGGAGTAGGTTGTCCGAAGGGGATGCTTGAAGAAGGTTGGCTTTTGAAACGCTTTTGGATGGCCCTGTCCGGACGAAACCGAGGTTTGGGAGTAGGTTGTCCGAAGGGGATGCTTGAAGAAGGTTGGCTTTTGGATGTTGATTTTTGGATGGCCCTGTCCGGACGAAACTGAGGTTTATGAGTAGGTTGTCCGAAGGGGCTGCTTGGAGAAGGTTGGCTTTGGAAAGTTGTCTTTTGGATGGCCCTGTCCGGACAAAACTGAGGTTTGGGAGTAGGTTGTCCGAAGGGGATGCTTGAAGAAGGTTGGCTGTCGAAAGTTGTCTTTTGGATGGCCCTGTCCGGACGAAACTGAGGTTTGGGAGTAGGTTGTCCAAAGgggatgtttaaagaaggttggCTATTGAAAGTTGTCTTTTGGATGGCCCTGTCCGGACAAAACTGAGGTTTATGAGTAAGTTGTCCGAAGGGGATGTCTGAAGAGGGTTGGCTTGTGGATTTTATTATGGTGCTCTCTAGACAAAACTGACCTTGGGGAAATGGTCCTTTCAAGGAGCTGTTTGAGGAAGGTTGGATTTTGGAAGTTGTTGGTGGGGTGGCGCCGTCTGCAGGAAACTGATTTTTGGGAGTTGGCCATTGGGAGGAGCTGCTTAAAGGTTGGCTTTCGGAAATTGATTTTTGGAAGGCTCTGCTTCCTAGAGAAACCCGATGTTGGGAAATTGGTTGTCCGAAGGAGCTGCTTGATAAAGTTTGGCTTTTGGTGGGTGGATTTTGGATAGTACTGCCCGGAGGAAACTGATGTTGGAGAAAATGCTGATAGAGGGGGTTATTTTGATTAGGCTGACGCAATGGAGCGTTGATGTTGGAATACATTATCCCAGAAGATAAGGGTTGTTGAAAGGGCGGTGATGGTGACTGAAAGGTGTCATGTAGTGGCTCACGTTGAGCTAGTTGATAAACGCTGTCATTGAAGGGGATTCTCGGCTGAAGACTGCTGACGCCAACTTGCCTTGGTATGTTTTTGCGGAATAACCGAACGATCACATCACAGCCACGCATTGGACGAAAATCTAGAATCTGGCAGAAGTTCCTTATAGTATTCGAGTAAGAACCAAGAGGCATATTGGGTTTACCTCGGAATTGAAATACCATGTCCAGACCAGCAGGGGAAGCAAATTGCTGCTCAAAACCATCACCTGGGTAGTTGTTGTCAATAAACAACACCAAACAACCGTGCTTTAGCTCATTGAGAATAGAACGCAGTAGTTCTCTTCGGTTTGGGTCAGTTCGGAAGAACGCTGAAACCGCAGAGTAGGATTTAACAAGCGTAAGTAGATCTACATCTCTGATGAAACTGAGGACATCACTTGGAAGTCTTGTATCTCTGACGAGGTCACATCTCTTGTAGGTCACCTGGAAATCATCTGGTAGAGTTTGGTAAATAATATCCCAAGTGAGTTTCCAGTTTGGGAACAAATCCAGAACAAGGCAATGGAGCGACGATGGGAAGAGGTTTGTATCTCGAAGGAATTTAGTGAGACCAACTAGGTCTGAGCCTGGCCCACCACCAATACTACACGTCTTCATACTATGCTTGTATTTCAACGTTTTTGAGATCTCAGTCACGTTTTGATGAAGAGAGTGATGCACGAGGTAACAGTGATGCATAAAGTACAGAAAGACATAGGCGCATCGGTTAGCAGCATTATTCCAATCCGATCGGTAGTCAGAGCTTGAACGAGACAGCCCTGTCCTGTACATCTGAGAAATTCTTCTTACAGACTGTTTGACGTGATCGTACTTAGAGACACCATCGACTTGATCAAGAAGGCCATCAAGGGTTTTTGTCAATACACGTCGGAAGAAATCTGTTGCATTTGTAGGTGGTGTTTGAGTACTGTTCCAATCCATTCTGTCTGTAATATAATTCATGCAATGTACATCATTAGATCCTTGTCACAAGTGAACTTGCAGGAAGCATTGAACACTTCGATTCTTACAGTAATACTGTTTAGAGATAACTTAAAATGCCTGGAACCGGAGTCTTTAACTGCAAAGTACACCTGTGGTTTTTAGAACTGTTCGATTGTTTAAACTATATGCCTATTTTAATTAATGTAGATTTATTAATCATTTCAAAACGTCGGCGCGTTTGTGAGATTACTGACAATTTTGAATTAATGGACGTGTCGAAAGAATACTTCCTTAAAAGAATACATGGGAAGCGTAACTATAGTAACGCTTTtcatattcaaatttgtggGCATAAAAACTGTCGGGCACAAAAATTTAAATTGCCGTGAGTTgcatgctttaaaggcagtggacactattgataattactcaaaattatcattagcatgaaaccttacttggaaacgagataataaggagaggttgatagtataaaacacttcgtgtgacaaaggtgttttttctttcattactatctcgcaacttcgacgaccaattgagttcaaatttttacaggtttgttattttgtgcataatgttgagatacatccagtgagaagactaatctgtgacaattaccaatagtgtcccgtgtctttaagGGTTTTTGGAACATATGGTTGTCTGACTGAGAGCAGTCATCAGTTTAACAATAGCAAAATCTACACAGTATTTCTAGTACATAGAGTAAACTATGTTGGTCATAGATGATATTTATTACATCAAGCGAGAGACTGATACTTGAGAAAGAGTATGTTTATTGTATCATGATTAAATCTAAGATGGCTATACAGAAcgtcaaaattaaaaatgttttggccgagtttgtatttttgttaaacaCCATGCGCTGACTAAGAAACTTACCTTTTAGCTGGGTTTTCTTTGATAGATCTTTATTTCAGAATAAAATACGGACAACTCATTTGACAAAATCTGACAAAATCCACGGGAAAAAAATATAGCATGGAGAGTCCAGAACACAAAGCTCTTGCACAATATTGCTCATCGATGAAGGGTTTTCCCCTTTATCTAAACATAAATAAGACACGGAGTCCTGAAAGGTCATAGACTtatggacaagtcgttaaatgtctgttgcggtgatagcgttccgattCTCCCCGCGATGCCCGCGGTATTTTACTACTGCTGTCACTATACGGTCTAtcgaagtcggcaaccagcagttcgcgtgagagcagtgatctcgttatatagcaccgccacaactcgactatctcaccgcgcgGGACCAtttacgacttgtccacaagtctaaagTCACTATACAGTTGTGTCATAAATTATATGCGTGCAATATAAGTGGGCTACAAAATTAAATAGAGAACCATTGAAtcagaactcactccgcgggtAGTGAAtttaaagctaaagtagtagtcccagccgctGATCTACCGAGTTCCGCCCAGGTAGTGGGTTCAAAaagcaggggtggatttcacaaaggtagtcctaacttaggactagtcctaggcaatgctaagagataggaccagtccttaggatgagttactggtcctaacttaggaccagtcctatctcttagcattgcctaggactagtcctaagttaggactacctttgtgaaatccaccccaggactgTTATTTTCAaagctgagaagtctcccgaaaatcAACTCCGCGGTatagacaaaaataaacagtgttaccgcaaacactTATTTATTGAGACTGAGTTAAACAAACACCAGGGACGTTAATAGTGGTTTGCATGACACGACGTGTTTTGCGTCCTAAACGTTTACGAGAGAGAAGCATTAAAAGCTCTGCATAATATAGATTATTCGTATATTTATTATGGTTTGAGTATGATATGACAAATACTCACTCGATGTGCGTTAATAAGGGTAACAAGCGTATACAGGAAGCagtgattgtttttaaatgacttACTTCCTTTCAGCACCAATTAAAGACAAGTTGCATGCCTACCTTGTATATAAATATTGCTGTGCATAATTTTTAAACCATGCAAGATACATATTTTTATACCTGATATTCTTATATTATCTTATAatctgtttgtttattgttatacaatttgtagtgtttttttctgtactgtttgaatcatggccagttttaattttcccagtgtgggataataaagttcttatcttatcttatcttatcttacaTGAACAGCAGTAATCTGTACACTTTTAGTCCCCGATCTATGAGTTATCAATTGGGTTTAGACATTTTTCTTCGAAAAACTTTTCACAATACAAAAACTTAGTGTTAAAGTTGACATCATGTGTTTTCATACATACACAAGAGAGaatcaaaattattataatataaatgGTGTTAAAATGTCATTTCTATTGCAGaataaattagttttttttttaattctttgtcTTAATTGTGGTTCTTTCTTCagtatgtgacaacacccacgGGTGTACATTTGATATAACTCCAGTTCCTGCAGTGTTATAATGGGCAGCTAGTACTGTAGCCAGTATACAccgaaaacacattttttagtTAATTGCTCGTTTAgcttttataaaaaacagttgtaGAGATGTTTAgccaaataataatacataattTAGTTTCTTTCGgcctcttttttttctcgtttttctTAATACTTATAATTCTTCTTTTCTCCCCTGCGATTGTCCGTTTATTACAATCGCACATTATTTTTCCAACTCAATATGAACTTGAAATGTCAAGCGCCCTCTACTGGCTagtgaaatgtaaacaaacagcgTTGCATTGCGTACAGGGGAATACCCTACATTCATTGAGCAATATTCCTATGCGAGAGCTTCCTGCTGCTGGACTTCATAATTTTCGTATTTTATTCAAGAATAAAGCTCTAAAGCAAAGCCAACTGAATATAAAGGTAGGTTTCTGAGTCAgcatggtgaaaaaaaaaactaaactgcCCCTAAATATGTTTAATTTGGAAGTTAATCCAAATccaaattgtttattcattCTCAGTTCTATGAAATACTGTAATGCTTGCTCTATCCCACATAATGGACTCCTGGTAGTAATGTAACGTGTTAATAACAACTTAGTTGGGAAATCGACTGTAGAAGATTATCGGCAAAGCAAATATTTATAGCCAATCTCCATCACTCAATCAACCCTCAATGGGATAACACCAAAAGCAGTTTTGTATCAACTGTTATTATCCAAATCAGaaaggcacaatttgtacagctCAAATTTggaagttgtttttttccttctcgaATTATACCGCTAGCCTAAGGAGGCCTTAGATTGCACCATAGAGCACCTATATATATGCACAATCTGGGTCACGACCCCAACGTCTTAGAAGCTTCGCGCTcacaaatccccccccccccccccagactcCCTTG
The nucleotide sequence above comes from Asterias rubens chromosome 12, eAstRub1.3, whole genome shotgun sequence. Encoded proteins:
- the LOC117297868 gene encoding nucleolar protein dao-5-like isoform X2, with protein sequence MDWNSTQTPPTNATDFFRRVLTKTLDGLLDQVDGVSKYDHVKQSVRRISQMYRTGLSRSSSDYRSDWNNAANRCAYVFLYFMHHCYLVHHSLHQNVTEISKTLKYKHSMKTCSIGGGPGSDLVGLTKFLRDTNLFPSSLHCLVLDLFPNWKLTWDIIYQTLPDDFQVTYKRCDLVRDTRLPSDVLSFIRDVDLLTLVKSYSAVSAFFRTDPNRRELLRSILNELKHGCLVLFIDNNYPGDGFEQQFASPAGLDMVFQFRGKPNMPLGSYSNTIRNFCQILDFRPMRGCDVIVRLFRKNIPRQVGVSSLQPRIPFNDSVYQLAQREPLHDTFQSPSPPFQQPLSSGIMYSNINAPLRQPNQNNPLYQHFLQHQFPPGSTIQNPPTKSQTLSSSSFGQPISQHRVSLGSRAFQKSISESQPLSSSSQWPTPKNQFPADGATPPTTSKIQPSSNSSLKGPFPQGQFCLESTIIKSTSQPSSDIPFGQLTHKPQFCPDRAIQKTTFNSQPSLNIPFGQPTPKPQFRPDRAIQKTTFDSQPSSSIPFGQPTPKPQFCPDRAIQKTTFQSQPSPSSPFGQPTHKPQFRPDRAIQKSTSKSQPSSSIPFGQPTPKPRFRPDRAIQKRFKSQPSSSIPFGQPTPKPQFRPDRAIQKPFQSQPSSSIPFGQPTLQRHISPSGTIKYPTSQHHSNLSFKIDWACRLNCHQGTAHATPSIHDDSDNSRESDEQSIKGEKYILDSAKRHQSFDDENDDNDIDSDDDGVDTEDSDIAYSSIPFGQPTPKPQFRPDSDQKTTFNSQPSSSSSFGQPTPKLQFRPDSAHQKTTFNCKPFSSIHFGQPTPKPQFRPDRAIQKTTFNSQPSSRIPCGQPTPKPHFRYDIATQKSTSKSQPSSCSSFGQPTPKPQFHSDSAIQKSTSKSQPSSCSLLQWATSKPQFHSDRVTQKSTSKSQPSSCSLLQWATPKPQFHSDSATQKSTSKSQPSSCSLLQWATPKPQFHSDRATQKSTSKSQPSSSSSFGQPTPKPQFRHGIAIQKSTSKSQPSSSSLLQWATPKPQFHSDSATQKSTSKSQPSSCSLLQWATPKPQFHSDSATQKSTSKSQPSSCSLLQWATPKPQFHSDRATQKSTSKSQPSSSSSFGQPTPKPQFHSDSAIQKSPSKSQPSSSSSLGQPTPKPQFRLDRAIQESTFNCQPSSNIPFGQPSPKPQFRPDRAIQKTTFKSQPSSSIPFGQPTPKPQFRPDRAIQKTTFKSQPSSSIPFGQPTPKPQFRPDRAIQKTTFKSQPSSSIPFGQPTLQRHISPSGTIKYPTSQHHSNLSFKIDWACRLNCHQGTAHATPSIHDDSDNSRESDEQSIKDEIDILDSAKRHKSFDDENDDNDIDSDDDGVDTEDSDIAYW
- the LOC117297868 gene encoding nucleolar protein dao-5-like isoform X1, encoding MDWNSTQTPPTNATDFFRRVLTKTLDGLLDQVDGVSKYDHVKQSVRRISQMYRTGLSRSSSDYRSDWNNAANRCAYVFLYFMHHCYLVHHSLHQNVTEISKTLKYKHSMKTCSIGGGPGSDLVGLTKFLRDTNLFPSSLHCLVLDLFPNWKLTWDIIYQTLPDDFQVTYKRCDLVRDTRLPSDVLSFIRDVDLLTLVKSYSAVSAFFRTDPNRRELLRSILNELKHGCLVLFIDNNYPGDGFEQQFASPAGLDMVFQFRGKPNMPLGSYSNTIRNFCQILDFRPMRGCDVIVRLFRKNIPRQVGVSSLQPRIPFNDSVYQLAQREPLHDTFQSPSPPFQQPLSSGIMYSNINAPLRQPNQNNPLYQHFLQHQFPPGSTIQNPPTKSQTLSSSSFGQPISQHRVSLGSRAFQKSISESQPLSSSSQWPTPKNQFPADGATPPTTSKIQPSSNSSLKGPFPQGQFCLESTIIKSTSQPSSDIPFGQLTHKPQFCPDRAIQKTTFNSQPSLNIPFGQPTPKPQFRPDRAIQKTTFDSQPSSSIPFGQPTPKPQFCPDRAIQKTTFQSQPSPSSPFGQPTHKPQFRPDRAIQKSTSKSQPSSSIPFGQPTPKPRFRPDRAIQKRFKSQPSSSIPFGQPTPKPQFRPDRAIQKPFQSQHSSSFPFGQPTAKPQLRPDRAIQKPFQSQPSSSIPFGQPTLQRHISPSGTIKYPTSQHHSNLSFKIDWACRLNCHQGTAHATPSIHDDSDNSRESDEQSIKGEKYILDSAKRHQSFDDENDDNDIDSDDDGVDTEDSDIAYSSIPFGQPTPKPQFRPDSDQKTTFNSQPSSSSSFGQPTPKLQFRPDSAHQKTTFNCKPFSSIHFGQPTPKPQFRPDRAIQKTTFNSQPSSRIPCGQPTPKPHFRYDIATQKSTSKSQPSSCSSFGQPTPKPQFHSDSAIQKSTSKSQPSSCSLLQWATSKPQFHSDRVTQKSTSKSQPSSCSLLQWATPKPQFHSDSATQKSTSKSQPSSCSLLQWATPKPQFHSDRATQKSTSKSQPSSSSSFGQPTPKPQFRHGIAIQKSTSKSQPSSSSLLQWATPKPQFHSDSATQKSTSKSQPSSCSLLQWATPKPQFHSDSATQKSTSKSQPSSCSLLQWATPKPQFHSDRATQKSTSKSQPSSSSSFGQPTPKPQFHSDSAIQKSPSKSQPSSSSSLGQPTPKPQFRLDRAIQESTFNCQPSSNIPFGQPSPKPQFRPDRAIQKTTFKSQPSSSIPFGQPTPKPQFRPDRAIQKTTFKSQPSSSIPFGQPTPKPQFRPDRAIQKTTFKSQPSSSIPFGQPTLQRHISPSGTIKYPTSQHHSNLSFKIDWACRLNCHQGTAHATPSIHDDSDNSRESDEQSIKDEIDILDSAKRHKSFDDENDDNDIDSDDDGVDTEDSDIAYW